In the Cannabis sativa cultivar Pink pepper isolate KNU-18-1 unplaced genomic scaffold, ASM2916894v1 Contig7, whole genome shotgun sequence genome, gctctttatatgatatatatgtattttttttttaagggcaatatccacaatatatatctttactttttttttttttttacaagaggcaacatgtgataagaaaatataaagataataaatttacaattaggctcaattctaaaaaaaatatccctCTAGTAATTgtcatattttcaaatttcaaaaaatttcgaTTTTACCAATTCAGAAGATCAATATATGTTCAAAAAgtcgttttctcaattctcacttctcACGAAAAATGAAAGCTTTTAACTTAAGATTTTTCTCAATTAAATGTGTTAAAAACAATCAAATCATATGTTTGGTTTGTGCAATTTTTACTGGAATTACTATCTAAGTAACTAAATATAGTATAAACTAGTCTaacacaatatttatttattcacatAATTAGCAGCAGAATTTgactcaaaattttcaaaaaggtaAGAAATTTATCGAACTTAACGCAAGAATATACTCAGTACCCCCAACTAAAATGagacagtgtcctcaatgtcTAAATATGTATATGATAAGAACATGAGATGAGAACCGAAAAAAACGAAGAATATGCACAGTGATAGAtgttaattttctaaaaaaacaaatgacagaaaataaactaaaatactgaaaaataaagaaagcaaTTAAAGATAGGACCAGTAGTGAAAGAATTCACTAACCTTGGTAAATCGAGTCGTGAAAGAGCGTTTCCTCCACTTCAGGTAgtgttaattctaaaaatggTTTCAACCTTTGACTATTGACTTTGAATACATTACCAGATTTAGAATTTTCAATTTCAACAGCTCCGTAAAACAGTACGAACAGAAAATGGACCAGTCCATTTAGAACGTAACTTACCGGGATCAAAAGGAATGTCCCAATCAGGAGGTCGAAATAACTTTTGTGGTCTAGGGAGTGATTGTGATTCTCTAGGAATTTTCACAGATCGATCTGCTAACTTTTTTGGAACATTGGTGTTTCTTTTTGCAGTACACagatcttttaaaaaatttgagtaTGCAGGTATTTGCTTAATGACATCTAAGAAAGGGATATTTATATTTACTTGCTTGAATACCTCTAAGATGTCACCATACTGACTACCTCTTTTGATTGGGATCAATCTCTGTGGGAATGAAGCTTTTGGAATGAACGACAAAGTTTGACTCATTTTTTCAACCGAGTCTTTGGAATGTGAGCTTTCAGGCTGactcttttcattttcttttaacGAGTCAGTGTTCATTTTAGCATCAGGTTGAGATATGTAATCaggtttttcaataatttttccagacCTAAGGATAGAAACTGAATTAGCTTCTTCAATAGGTCTAGATGTACTTACCTCGTACTGACTCTTCAGATTAGGAATGGGTTGACTGAGAAGTGTTCCCTTTTCCCTTTCAGCTACAACAGTAGCAAGTTGACCAATTTGTGTCTCAAGCCTTAACATGGATTGAGAACTTGTGTGTAAATCTTGTTGGGTGGTTTGCATGAACTGTTGTAGGGTATCCTCTAAAGATGGTTTTCTTTGTTGTTGAGGATATGGCATATTATGTTGGGCATGACTCTGATTGGGTGAGTTGTATTGGTGCCCTTGGTTCATTGGAGGCTGGTTCTGTCTCCAAGAAAAATTTGGATGATTTCTCCAATTTGGATTGTAGGATTGAGAAAATGGGCTATCAGATGATTTCCCATAAGTTTGAAGAGCGTTCACTTCTTCAGAAAATGCCTCTTGGTATATAGGTAATGATGGACATGACTGGGCACTATGAC is a window encoding:
- the LOC133033394 gene encoding uncharacterized protein LOC133033394, yielding MVQSMHTGKFLQFRGDEAWESLENLSVNSQQWNCQDPRSKASNTPKRGGIYDVKDDVDIKTSLANLTRRVEAMSLSQSMNTPIHRNEICSLCYSTSHSAQSCPSLPIYQEAFSEEVNALQTYGKSSDSPFSQSYNPNWRNHPNFSWRQNQPPMNQGHQYNSPNQSHAQHNMPYPQQQRKPSLEDTLQQFMQTTQQDLHTSSQSMLRLETQIGQLATVVAEREKGTLLSQPIPNLKSQYEVSTSRPIEEANSVSILRSGKIIEKPDYISQPDAKMNTDSLKENEKSQPESSHSKDSVEKMSQTLSFIPKASFPQRLIPIKRGSQYGDILEVFKQVNINIPFLDVIKQIPAYSNFLKDLCTAKRNTNVPKKLADRSVKIPRESQSLPRPQKLFRPPDWDIPFDPGKLRSKWTGPFSVRTVLRSC